The proteins below come from a single Tachysurus fulvidraco isolate hzauxx_2018 chromosome 13, HZAU_PFXX_2.0, whole genome shotgun sequence genomic window:
- the bcl2l10 gene encoding bcl-2-like protein 10 translates to MSCWLMNETLELAKDYIDFCTGIQRTPPSESAEAMRRLGKELELQHRVKFQNLSRSFLSTCSVNSDPSTCLRSVMTLLVEDGNLNWGRIVSLFAFTGVVAAEIFSRENGAEKCRRLAETMADYLGTEKGDWLQENGGWDGFSKFFRSSTQVGQDSSMKTALFAAAGVGLAGLTFLLVR, encoded by the exons ATGTCCTGTTGGTTAATGAACGAGACTCTGGAGCTGGCGAAGGACTACATTGACTTCTGCACCGGGATCCAGCGGACTCCTCCCAGCGAGTCGGCCGAAGCCATGCGCCGGTTGGGGAAAGAGCTGGAGCTCCAGCACAGAGTCAAGTTTCAAAACCTTTCACGCAGTTTCCTGTCGACCTGCAGCGTGAACTCGGACCCAAGCACCTGCCTGCGTAGCGTCATGACCCTGCTGGTGGAAGACGGAAATCTGAACTGGGGAAGAATCGTCTCTCTGTTCGCGTTCACCGGCGTCGTCGCCGCAGAAATTTTCTCCAGAGAAAACGGAGCGGAGAAGTGCAGGAGGCTCGCAGAGACCATGGCAGATTACCTGGGAACAGAGAAGGGCGACTGGCTACAGGAGAACGGAGGATGG gacgGTTTCTCTAAGTTCTTCCGGAGCTCCACTCAGGTGGGTCAGGATTCCTCCATGAAGACGGCTCTGTTTGCAGCCGCAGGCGTCGGACTAGCAGGACTCACCTTCCTCCTCGTTCGCTGA